From Oncorhynchus nerka isolate Pitt River linkage group LG1, Oner_Uvic_2.0, whole genome shotgun sequence, the proteins below share one genomic window:
- the LOC115128544 gene encoding centromere protein J-like isoform X2, producing the protein MASNSCAGVILNPSPDLAESLRHSSVWRSRDVNDSFASQFVPLPVSSSSSCLSISSLVHDAESGTELSKQNQLPVDRTLSDRQFAGLQTVASQGLTLPGEMEKFVDQSQDLPLMLKLERLRQWQQHMQEQLKAHQLEELVSLQEEQQRLLGMVHVAQQDGADYIEISKLTGADWGENTLLGGYPLSHRPPAAKSFPIGPPQGPASSQLWRRGPTFQQPPRGQEQEKDQTLGTEAWSNPHKCHQLNGDADDRGGDENEEVTLSSHSAPSMTEDYKAYRGDDCELDSQDRPIKPGIGGQKQTFEALLEEQLRLEEQRLKTTQQQQSPEAAEGASPKANTKRAFLRRGEGLSRFTNRSKAPMPNRGGPQKDPQAKVSTRWTSEPTQKVSQRPPVQRKTAVLNKENRPRDPYSPLLDSVRPEGKTDKLAAVRPRVLGSHQRQNIEITNCLRPMEVISNKVGGTSQPVSRTPAAVTKQFGLEERTGALQRNGSGPSRPDGAAEGKSGVPEYSFELSFQEKLQHWDCDRQKESVELGEFELLEQAAEELSFSSNSSFVMKVLQLDQQHPLQGSRGSRPRRLSSTPIKSPSLPKGVHSRGTSRSGQGTGTSSSESPGVSAVRAKRVMRENGKATDEEEEDEVSDGKHEEISDILFRSSSEFGDREEVARPSYQTTVSSNLWENPLPASNPPYDKRSYQDREGGSSQAEEGGQSDLDDSTLLEDRENGDHEGLLVFDDDDTWNDLEEAGSIVEDDSRTRGAATGNRHTSTATVNDISPSERTLKRKVAVAKGTELERMSVITAANQEPDPPPASQLMARLFPSLKPKTQAPSPPEPRKTEDGSGQQQSRQLRERLVELELEIERFRTENATLARLRQENEKNQEKLRKECAEFEQRKAEELAKFEEFKREETKKLQKERKVFERHASAARAIPDKRERDEIQKQLSFLQEELKRRESRWSNTHNRLRQQIDSLSSDNSNLKDEVRTMEKLRLSTWRKIGTDSERENDRREKERGREGPRPLDSYIALEARCLKLASPPDTVRSSQPQSNISSKGSPSGHSPTTQGGIRGILKRSGPTPAPSPAHSYSSEDRPESLTRSHHPAQSHDHSNNLSPRARGLQTETEVKEQQEPGQDILTHSDGKMERVLACGGRLIIFPNGTRKEVSADGLTVKVTFFNGDIKQVMADQRVIYYYADAQTTHTTYPDGIEVLQFPNNQTEKHFPDGRKEITFPDQTVKNLYPDGREESVLTDGTIIQVNLDGSKEIQFNTGQKEIHTADYKRREYPDGTLKTVYTDGRQETRYPTGRLRVKDKDGNIVMDNRP; encoded by the exons ATGGCGAGCAACTCCTGTGCCGGGGTTATCCTGAACCCCTCCCCGGACCTGGCTGAGTCTCTTCGACACAGCTCTGTCTGGAGATCCCGGGATGTGAATGACTCCTTCGCCTCTCAGTTTGTTCCCCTCCCGGTCTCCAGTAGCAGCAGTTGCCTCAGTATCAGTTCCCTCGTCCATGATGCTGAGTCCGGGACAGAATTGAGCAAACAGAATCAGCTACCAGTGGATAGGACTTTGTCTGACAGACAATTTGCTGGACTGCAGACAGTGGCGTCTCAAGGGTTGACAttacctggagagatggagaagttTGTAGATCAGTCTCAGGACCTACCCCTAATGCTCAAACTCGAACGG CTGAGGCAGTGGCAGCAGCACATGCAGGAGCAGCTGAAAGCCCACCAGCTAGAGGAACTTGTCAGTCTCCAGGAGGAGCAACAAAGGTTACTGGGCATGGTGCATGTGGCTCAGCAGGATGGAGCAG ATTACATAGAGATCTCCAAGTTGACGGGAGCAGACTGGGGAGAGAACACTCTATTGGGGGGCTACCCCCTCTCTCACAGACCCCCAGCAGCCAAGAGTTTCCCTATAGGCCCCCCACAAGGGCCTGCGTCTTCCCAGCTCTGGAGACGGGGGCCTACATTCCAGCAGCCTCCAAGGGGCCAGGAGCAGGAAAAGGACCAAACACTGG GGACAGAAGCATGGAGCAATCCACACAAATGTCATCAGCTGAATGGGGATGCTGATgataggggtggtgatgagaATGAGGAAGTCACATTATCTTCCCATTCTGCTCCCTCCATGACTGAAGACTACAAAGCATACAGAGGAGATGACTGTGAACTAGATTCACAGGACAG ACCCATTAAACCAGGGATAGGGGGGCAGAAGCAGACCTTTGAGGCGCTCCTGGAGGAACAGCTGAGACTGGAGGAACAGAGACTGAAGACCACCCAGCAGCAGCAG AGCCCAGAGGCAGCTGAGGGCGCCAGTCCGAAAGCTAATACCAAGAGAGCCTTCCTGAGGCGAGGGGAGGGCCTCTCCAGATTTACCAACCGAAGCAAAGCCCCTATGCCCAACAGAGGGGGACCCCAAAAAGATCCCCAAGCCAAGGTCAGCACCCGTTGGACCTCAGAGCCCACCCAGAAGGTCAGTCAGCGCCCCCCCGTACAGCGCAAGACTGCTGTGCTCAACAAGGAGAACAGACCAAGAGACCCGTACTCACCTCTTCTGGACAGTGTCAGACCAGAAGGCAAGACAGACAAGCTGGCCGCAGTGAGGCCCAGAGTCCTGGGCAGTCATCAGAGACAGAACATTGAGATTACTAACTGTCTAAGGCCAATGGAGGTGATTAGTAACAAGGTGGGCGGGACTTCTCAACCTGTGAGTAGAACTCCTGCAGCTGTAACTAAACAGTTTGGGCTTGAGGAGAGGACTGGAGCACTGCAGAGGAATGGAAGTGGTCCATCGAGACCGGATGGAGCAGCAGAGGGAAAATCAGGTGTTCCGGAGTATTCCTTTGAGCTGTCATTCCAGGAGAAGCTGCAGCACTGGGACTGTGACCGTCAGAAGGAGAGTGTGGAGCTGGGGGAGTTTGAGCTGCTGGAGCAGGCAGCCGAGgaactctccttctcctccaacTCATCCTTTGTCATGAAG GTGCTGCAGCTGGACCAGCAACATCCCCTTCAGGGCAGCAGGGGGAGCCGTCCGCGACGCCTCTCCTCCACGCCCATCAAATCCCCCTCGCTGCCTAAAGGGGTTCACAGCCGGGGCACCAGTAGAAGTGGCCAAGGCACAGGGACCAGCTCATCTGAATCACCAGGAGTATCTGCTGTGAGGGCAAAGAGGGTAATGAGGGAAAACGGCAAAGCCACTGATGAGGAGGAAGAAGATGAAGTGAGCGACGGCAAACATGAGGAAATCTCTGACATCTTGTTCCGCAGCAGCTCTGAATTCGGGGATCGGGAGGAAGTAGCTCGACCGTCATACCAGACTACAGTTTCCAGCAACCTCTGGGAAAACCCGCTCCCTGCATCCAACCCTCCATACGACAAGAGGTCatatcaggacagagagggaggctcAAGCCAGGCAGAGGAGGGCGGGCAGAGTGACCTTGACGACTCCACCCTTTTGGAGGACAGAGAAAATGGGGACCACGAGGGTCTGTTGGTGTTTGATGATGATGACACCTGGAACGACCTGGAGGAGGCTGGCAGCATCGTTGAGGACGACAGCAGAACAAGAGGCGCTGCAACAGGAAACCGACACACTTCCACAGCAACAGTGAATGACATTTCACCCTCAGAGAGGACACTGAAGAGAAAGGTGGCTGTGGCCAAAGGGACGGAGCTGGAGAGGATGTCTGTTATCACAGCAGCCAACCAGGAGCCAGATCCTCCTCCCGCTTCCCAGCTCATGGCCAGGCTGTTCCCCTCGCTAAAGCCCAAAACCCAGGCCCCTTCTCCACCAGAACCTAGAAAGACTGAGGACGGATCAG GCCAGCAGCAGTCCAGGCAGCTGAGGGAGAGGCTGGTGGAGCTGGAGCTGGAGATTGAACGTTTCAGGACAGAGAATGCTACCTTGGCCAGACTCAGACAGGAGAACGAAAAGAACCAGGAGAAACTCCG GAAGGAGTGTGCAGAGTTTGAGCAGCGCAAGGCTGAGGAGCTGGCCAAGTTTGAGGAGTTCAAGAGGGAGGAGACCAAGAAGCTGCAGAAGGAACGCAAGGTGTTTGAGAGGCATGCCTCTGCCGCCAGAGCCATACCAGACAAGAGGGAGCGTGACGAGATCCAG AAGCAGCTGAGTTTCCTGCAGGAGGAGTTGAAGCGGAGAGAGAGCCGCTGGTCCAACACACATAACCGTCTCCGGCAGCAGATAGACTCCCTGAGCTCAGACAACAGCAACCTGAAAGACGAGGTCCGCACCATGGAGAAACTACGCCTCAGCACCTGGAGGAAGATTGGGACAGACAGCGAAAGAGAGAAcgacaggagggagaaggagagggggagggagggacccAGGCCGTTGGACAGTTACATTGCTCTTGAAGCCAGGTGCCTCAAATTGGCA AGTCCTCCTGACACGGTGAGGAGCAGCCAACCACAGAGCAACATCTCCTCTAAAGGCAGCCCATCAGGACACAGCCCCACCACTCAAG GAGGTATCAGGGGCATCCTGAAGAGGTCAGGCCCTACACCAGCACCCAGCCCCGCTCACAGTTACAGCTCAGAGGATAGACCAGAATCTTTGACCAGGAGCCACCACCCAGCACAGAGCCACGACCACTCAAACAACCTGTCCCCT AGAGCTCGAGGTCTGCAGACTGAGACAGAGGTCAAAGAGCAACAAGAACCAGGTCAAGATATCCTCACCCACTCTGATGGAAAG ATGGAGAGGGTTCTGGCCTGTGGAGGGAGACTCATCATCTTTCCCAATGGGACCAGGAAGGAGGTGTCAGCGGACGGACTGACAGTCAAAGTCACCTTCTTCAACGGGGACATCAAGCAGGTCATGGCTGACCAGAGAGTG ATCTACTACTATGCGGATGCCCAGACCACTCACACCACCTATCCTGACGGCATCGAGGTTCTGCAGTTCCCCAACAACCAGACTG AGAAGCATTTCCCTGATGGCCGGAAGGAGATCACATTCCCTGACCAGACAGTCAAGAACCTCTATccagatgggagggaggagagtgtcCTCACTGACGGGACCATCATACAAGTTAACTT GGATGGCAGTAAGGAGATCCAGTTCAACACAGGCCAGAAGgagatccacacagcagactaTAAGAGGAGGGAGTACCCAGATGGCACGTTGAAGACAGTCTATACCGATGGCAGACAGGAGACACGCTACCCCACCGGACGCCTCAGAGTTAAAGACAAGGATGGTAACATTGTCATGGACAACAGGCCCTAG
- the LOC115128544 gene encoding centromere protein J-like isoform X1, protein MASNSCAGVILNPSPDLAESLRHSSVWRSRDVNDSFASQFVPLPVSSSSSCLSISSLVHDAESGTELSKQNQLPVDRTLSDRQFAGLQTVASQGLTLPGEMEKFVDQSQDLPLMLKLERLRQWQQHMQEQLKAHQLEELVSLQEEQQRLLGMVHVAQQDGADYIEISKLTGADWGENTLLGGYPLSHRPPAAKSFPIGPPQGPASSQLWRRGPTFQQPPRGQEQEKDQTLGTEAWSNPHKCHQLNGDADDRGGDENEEVTLSSHSAPSMTEDYKAYRGDDCELDSQDRPIKPGIGGQKQTFEALLEEQLRLEEQRLKTTQQQQSPEAAEGASPKANTKRAFLRRGEGLSRFTNRSKAPMPNRGGPQKDPQAKVSTRWTSEPTQKVSQRPPVQRKTAVLNKENRPRDPYSPLLDSVRPEGKTDKLAAVRPRVLGSHQRQNIEITNCLRPMEVISNKVGGTSQPVSRTPAAVTKQFGLEERTGALQRNGSGPSRPDGAAEGKSGVPEYSFELSFQEKLQHWDCDRQKESVELGEFELLEQAAEELSFSSNSSFVMKVLQLDQQHPLQGSRGSRPRRLSSTPIKSPSLPKGVHSRGTSRSGQGTGTSSSESPGVSAVRAKRVMRENGKATDEEEEDEVSDGKHEEISDILFRSSSEFGDREEVARPSYQTTVSSNLWENPLPASNPPYDKRSYQDREGGSSQAEEGGQSDLDDSTLLEDRENGDHEGLLVFDDDDTWNDLEEAGSIVEDDSRTRGAATGNRHTSTATVNDISPSERTLKRKVAVAKGTELERMSVITAANQEPDPPPASQLMARLFPSLKPKTQAPSPPEPRKTEDGSGQQQSRQLRERLVELELEIERFRTENATLARLRQENEKNQEKLRKECAEFEQRKAEELAKFEEFKREETKKLQKERKVFERHASAARAIPDKRERDEIQAMKKQLSFLQEELKRRESRWSNTHNRLRQQIDSLSSDNSNLKDEVRTMEKLRLSTWRKIGTDSERENDRREKERGREGPRPLDSYIALEARCLKLASPPDTVRSSQPQSNISSKGSPSGHSPTTQGGIRGILKRSGPTPAPSPAHSYSSEDRPESLTRSHHPAQSHDHSNNLSPRARGLQTETEVKEQQEPGQDILTHSDGKMERVLACGGRLIIFPNGTRKEVSADGLTVKVTFFNGDIKQVMADQRVIYYYADAQTTHTTYPDGIEVLQFPNNQTEKHFPDGRKEITFPDQTVKNLYPDGREESVLTDGTIIQVNLDGSKEIQFNTGQKEIHTADYKRREYPDGTLKTVYTDGRQETRYPTGRLRVKDKDGNIVMDNRP, encoded by the exons ATGGCGAGCAACTCCTGTGCCGGGGTTATCCTGAACCCCTCCCCGGACCTGGCTGAGTCTCTTCGACACAGCTCTGTCTGGAGATCCCGGGATGTGAATGACTCCTTCGCCTCTCAGTTTGTTCCCCTCCCGGTCTCCAGTAGCAGCAGTTGCCTCAGTATCAGTTCCCTCGTCCATGATGCTGAGTCCGGGACAGAATTGAGCAAACAGAATCAGCTACCAGTGGATAGGACTTTGTCTGACAGACAATTTGCTGGACTGCAGACAGTGGCGTCTCAAGGGTTGACAttacctggagagatggagaagttTGTAGATCAGTCTCAGGACCTACCCCTAATGCTCAAACTCGAACGG CTGAGGCAGTGGCAGCAGCACATGCAGGAGCAGCTGAAAGCCCACCAGCTAGAGGAACTTGTCAGTCTCCAGGAGGAGCAACAAAGGTTACTGGGCATGGTGCATGTGGCTCAGCAGGATGGAGCAG ATTACATAGAGATCTCCAAGTTGACGGGAGCAGACTGGGGAGAGAACACTCTATTGGGGGGCTACCCCCTCTCTCACAGACCCCCAGCAGCCAAGAGTTTCCCTATAGGCCCCCCACAAGGGCCTGCGTCTTCCCAGCTCTGGAGACGGGGGCCTACATTCCAGCAGCCTCCAAGGGGCCAGGAGCAGGAAAAGGACCAAACACTGG GGACAGAAGCATGGAGCAATCCACACAAATGTCATCAGCTGAATGGGGATGCTGATgataggggtggtgatgagaATGAGGAAGTCACATTATCTTCCCATTCTGCTCCCTCCATGACTGAAGACTACAAAGCATACAGAGGAGATGACTGTGAACTAGATTCACAGGACAG ACCCATTAAACCAGGGATAGGGGGGCAGAAGCAGACCTTTGAGGCGCTCCTGGAGGAACAGCTGAGACTGGAGGAACAGAGACTGAAGACCACCCAGCAGCAGCAG AGCCCAGAGGCAGCTGAGGGCGCCAGTCCGAAAGCTAATACCAAGAGAGCCTTCCTGAGGCGAGGGGAGGGCCTCTCCAGATTTACCAACCGAAGCAAAGCCCCTATGCCCAACAGAGGGGGACCCCAAAAAGATCCCCAAGCCAAGGTCAGCACCCGTTGGACCTCAGAGCCCACCCAGAAGGTCAGTCAGCGCCCCCCCGTACAGCGCAAGACTGCTGTGCTCAACAAGGAGAACAGACCAAGAGACCCGTACTCACCTCTTCTGGACAGTGTCAGACCAGAAGGCAAGACAGACAAGCTGGCCGCAGTGAGGCCCAGAGTCCTGGGCAGTCATCAGAGACAGAACATTGAGATTACTAACTGTCTAAGGCCAATGGAGGTGATTAGTAACAAGGTGGGCGGGACTTCTCAACCTGTGAGTAGAACTCCTGCAGCTGTAACTAAACAGTTTGGGCTTGAGGAGAGGACTGGAGCACTGCAGAGGAATGGAAGTGGTCCATCGAGACCGGATGGAGCAGCAGAGGGAAAATCAGGTGTTCCGGAGTATTCCTTTGAGCTGTCATTCCAGGAGAAGCTGCAGCACTGGGACTGTGACCGTCAGAAGGAGAGTGTGGAGCTGGGGGAGTTTGAGCTGCTGGAGCAGGCAGCCGAGgaactctccttctcctccaacTCATCCTTTGTCATGAAG GTGCTGCAGCTGGACCAGCAACATCCCCTTCAGGGCAGCAGGGGGAGCCGTCCGCGACGCCTCTCCTCCACGCCCATCAAATCCCCCTCGCTGCCTAAAGGGGTTCACAGCCGGGGCACCAGTAGAAGTGGCCAAGGCACAGGGACCAGCTCATCTGAATCACCAGGAGTATCTGCTGTGAGGGCAAAGAGGGTAATGAGGGAAAACGGCAAAGCCACTGATGAGGAGGAAGAAGATGAAGTGAGCGACGGCAAACATGAGGAAATCTCTGACATCTTGTTCCGCAGCAGCTCTGAATTCGGGGATCGGGAGGAAGTAGCTCGACCGTCATACCAGACTACAGTTTCCAGCAACCTCTGGGAAAACCCGCTCCCTGCATCCAACCCTCCATACGACAAGAGGTCatatcaggacagagagggaggctcAAGCCAGGCAGAGGAGGGCGGGCAGAGTGACCTTGACGACTCCACCCTTTTGGAGGACAGAGAAAATGGGGACCACGAGGGTCTGTTGGTGTTTGATGATGATGACACCTGGAACGACCTGGAGGAGGCTGGCAGCATCGTTGAGGACGACAGCAGAACAAGAGGCGCTGCAACAGGAAACCGACACACTTCCACAGCAACAGTGAATGACATTTCACCCTCAGAGAGGACACTGAAGAGAAAGGTGGCTGTGGCCAAAGGGACGGAGCTGGAGAGGATGTCTGTTATCACAGCAGCCAACCAGGAGCCAGATCCTCCTCCCGCTTCCCAGCTCATGGCCAGGCTGTTCCCCTCGCTAAAGCCCAAAACCCAGGCCCCTTCTCCACCAGAACCTAGAAAGACTGAGGACGGATCAG GCCAGCAGCAGTCCAGGCAGCTGAGGGAGAGGCTGGTGGAGCTGGAGCTGGAGATTGAACGTTTCAGGACAGAGAATGCTACCTTGGCCAGACTCAGACAGGAGAACGAAAAGAACCAGGAGAAACTCCG GAAGGAGTGTGCAGAGTTTGAGCAGCGCAAGGCTGAGGAGCTGGCCAAGTTTGAGGAGTTCAAGAGGGAGGAGACCAAGAAGCTGCAGAAGGAACGCAAGGTGTTTGAGAGGCATGCCTCTGCCGCCAGAGCCATACCAGACAAGAGGGAGCGTGACGAGATCCAG GCCATGAAGAAGCAGCTGAGTTTCCTGCAGGAGGAGTTGAAGCGGAGAGAGAGCCGCTGGTCCAACACACATAACCGTCTCCGGCAGCAGATAGACTCCCTGAGCTCAGACAACAGCAACCTGAAAGACGAGGTCCGCACCATGGAGAAACTACGCCTCAGCACCTGGAGGAAGATTGGGACAGACAGCGAAAGAGAGAAcgacaggagggagaaggagagggggagggagggacccAGGCCGTTGGACAGTTACATTGCTCTTGAAGCCAGGTGCCTCAAATTGGCA AGTCCTCCTGACACGGTGAGGAGCAGCCAACCACAGAGCAACATCTCCTCTAAAGGCAGCCCATCAGGACACAGCCCCACCACTCAAG GAGGTATCAGGGGCATCCTGAAGAGGTCAGGCCCTACACCAGCACCCAGCCCCGCTCACAGTTACAGCTCAGAGGATAGACCAGAATCTTTGACCAGGAGCCACCACCCAGCACAGAGCCACGACCACTCAAACAACCTGTCCCCT AGAGCTCGAGGTCTGCAGACTGAGACAGAGGTCAAAGAGCAACAAGAACCAGGTCAAGATATCCTCACCCACTCTGATGGAAAG ATGGAGAGGGTTCTGGCCTGTGGAGGGAGACTCATCATCTTTCCCAATGGGACCAGGAAGGAGGTGTCAGCGGACGGACTGACAGTCAAAGTCACCTTCTTCAACGGGGACATCAAGCAGGTCATGGCTGACCAGAGAGTG ATCTACTACTATGCGGATGCCCAGACCACTCACACCACCTATCCTGACGGCATCGAGGTTCTGCAGTTCCCCAACAACCAGACTG AGAAGCATTTCCCTGATGGCCGGAAGGAGATCACATTCCCTGACCAGACAGTCAAGAACCTCTATccagatgggagggaggagagtgtcCTCACTGACGGGACCATCATACAAGTTAACTT GGATGGCAGTAAGGAGATCCAGTTCAACACAGGCCAGAAGgagatccacacagcagactaTAAGAGGAGGGAGTACCCAGATGGCACGTTGAAGACAGTCTATACCGATGGCAGACAGGAGACACGCTACCCCACCGGACGCCTCAGAGTTAAAGACAAGGATGGTAACATTGTCATGGACAACAGGCCCTAG